In Roseibium algicola, the DNA window TTACCAACGACACCGCGCGTCGGCGCGACTGGGCCAAGGCGATGCTGACGGATGGTGTCGCGCTCTTGACCGGCTTGCCGGATACGGATGAAGCGCTCACCGACACGGCCGGCCTGATCGGCTATGTGCGTCCGAGCTACTTCGGTCTGACGTTTGAAGTAAAAACCCACATCAAGCCGACCAACCTTGCCTTCACTGCCAAGGCCCTGCCGCTTCACACGGACTTGCCGGACGAGGATCTGGCGCCGGGCGTGCAGTTCCTGCATTGCCGGGCCAATTCGGTCGAGGGTGGCAACAGCATCTTTGTGGACGGGCTGGCTGTCGCGGAAGACTTCCGCAAGGCCTATCCGGAAGACTTCGAACTTCTGATCACCGTGGATGTGCCCTATTTCTGCGAGCATGACACGTTCGACATGCGGTCCCGCCAGCGGGTGATCGAGCTGGACGAGCACGGTAATATTTCGGGTGTCACGATCAGCCAGCATCATGCCGATATCTTCGATATGCCGCAGCATGAACTCGACCGTTACTACCCGGCCTTCTGCCGCTTCGGACGGATGATGCGGGACGACAAATACCTGATGCGGTTCCGTCTGAATGCGGGCGAATGTATTGTCTTCGATAATCACCGCATCGTGCACGGTCGGGCTGCCTATTCGGCAACCAGCGGCAATCGGCACCTGCGTGGCTGCTATACCGACAGGGGCGAGCTGCGCTCCACTTACCGGATCCTGTCCGGGGAAGGACGTTTCAAATGAGTGTCGTTACGGATGTACGCTTCGGGGCTGACCCGGACCGGCAAAGCGAACAGGCCCTGCGGGAAGACCTCGCAGCTGCCTTTCGTCTGGCGGTAAAATTCGGCTGGAGCGAATCCGTCGGCAATCATTTCAGTGCCGCGGTTTCCGAAGATGGTTCGAAATTCCTGATGAACCCCAAATGGCGACATTTCGGGGAAATCAGGGCCAGCGACCTGTTGCTGCTCGATGCCAATGATGACACCGTGATGGCGGGCGAAAATGCCCCGGACCCATCCGCCTGGTGCATCCACGGCACGGTTCACCGGGAAAATCCCAAGGCGCGGGTTCTGTTCCACTGTCACCCGCCCAATGCGACCGCGCTGGCGACGCTACAGGATCCGTCGATGAAACCGATCGACCTGAACACCGCCCGTTTCTTCGGCAAGGTTGCGGTTGATCTCGGCTTCGGCGGCATGGCTGACGAGGCGGAGGAGGGCAGGCGGATTGCCGAAACACTCGGCGATAAGCCGGTTCTTGTAATGGGCAATCACGGGGTGTCGATTTCCGCCGTCACTGTCGCTGAAGCCTTCGAGCATCTCTATTTCTTCGAACGGGCTGCTGAAACGCTATTGAAAGCCTATGGGACCGGTCAGCCGCTGGCTATCATGTCGGACAACCTGGCCGCCAAGACGGCTGCCGAATGGGAGCCCTATGTCGGCATGGGCTATGCCCATTTCGACTATTGGAAGCGTGATCTTGACCGGAGCGAGCCGGATTACCGCGACTGAGTTCCATCGATGCCGACTTGCCTTCGCCTCTCCAATGCGGGGAGGCGAAATGCATTTGGGCAAAGCATGGCAATCCTTCTTGGTGTCGCCCCGGACAAGCGCAGCGCAGATCCGGGGCCTTTTCGCAAGGCACATAGCGGCATCGCGTGAGCTGGAAATCAGATGTCAGTGTGAGCTTCAGCGAGCTTCTGATCATTGATCATCATTCAATCTTGAGCAGGAGCACCTTTGTCGCAAAATAGGTCAGAGATCGGACCGGCGTTCGGCTTCCGCCTCACTTGTCTTGAATGACGGGCGGGCAAATATTCCTGCGAAAAACTCCCAAAACTGCAGAAATCTAAGCTGTAGTAGCGACCTAATACCCGTTCAAACCCGCCGGCTGCTAGCCTTTCTCCATCGCAATTTGCCAAGCTGGAGGACAGAGCATGAGCGCGAAGAAGATCCTGATGATCACGGGCGATTTCACCGAAGATTATGAGACCATGGTGCCGTTTCAGACGTTGCTTGCCATGGGTTACACGGTCGATGCGGTATGCCCCGGCAAGAAGGCCGGCGAGACGGTCGCCACCTGTATCCACGATTTCGAAGGCGACCAGACCTATTCGGAAAAGCGCGGCCATAACTTCACGCTGAACGCGACCTTCGCCGATGTCGACGTTGTCGGTTACGATGCCCTGGTAATCCCGGGTGGACGGGCTCCGGAATATCTGCGTCTTGATGCGGCTGTCATCGATGCCGTGAAGCATTTCATGGACGCGGCCAAGCCCGTTGCCGCAATCTGTCACGGCGCGCAGATCCTGACTGCTGCCAAGGTGATCGAGGGCCGCACCGTCTCGGCTTATCCGGCCTGCCGTCCGGAAGTGGAGCTTGCAGGCGCCACCTATGCCGAGATCGCAATCGACGGCGCCGTGACCGACGGCAACCTTGTTACCGCCCCTGCATGGCCGGCGCATCCGGCATGGCTGTCGCAGTTCCATGCGGTTCTAAGCGGTGCGACCGAGGGTTCCCTGGCTGCCTGAGGCAAACGGTGCGGGCCAACAAATTGCCCGCACCATCATCTCCGTTTGCCTGGTCCGAGAAAAAGCAAGAGTGGTGCCCCGAAGGGGGCGACAAGTCCCGGGCCCGCCACTTACACGCTACCTGACCTCTTTCCCGCACGCGGGAAGCGGACTAGGCTGAGTTCAAATAACGGGCGTTGATATACCGAGACAGCTCCACGATTTCAGCTCGCCAGTCCGTCACGAAGGAAACATCATGTGCAAGCTCTTCATCGAGGCAGATTCCACGCTTTGGGAAAGCACGACAAAGTCGCTGCGCATTGACGGCATGGTGACATCGGTGCGGCTGGAAACCTTCTTCTGGAAGGTTCTGGACGAGATCGCCGGACGGGACGGCATGAATGTGGTGCAACTGATCACCAAGCTTCACCACGAGAGCATCGACGCGGGACATGATCTCGGAAATTTCACGAGCTTCCTGCGCGTTTGCTGCGGCCGGTACCTGGCCTTGCAGCTGTCTGGCGATGTGCCGACCGACAAGCGCCTGCCCATCGCGGGTTTGGATGCGGACGGCATTCTGGAAGCCGAAACCGGCCGTATTCATTGAGACATGCGCTGGAATGAGTGCATGAGCTTTCCCTGGTCATCCCGGTCATGCACCACGCTGCCGGGATGACTGATCATGTGCTGGTGAAACAGCGCCGTGTCAGGCGGCCGCTTTTTGCGAAAGCGCCAGACGCATGTCTTCGGCGACCGCAACCGGGCCTGCCTCGGTCGGGACCTGGAAGAGCCCCAGTTTCTTCGTGACCTTGCCCAGCAGCACCGACGCGGTCATCCAGACCAGGAGCGGAGCGACAACCAGTGGCAGGGCAACAGGCAGCAGCCAGTAGAACATCTCCGGCGCATAGGTGTGCGAGAAGGCGATTGCGCCGGCACCTGCAATGCTCATCCACCAGGTGGCGGAAAACGCCGCGGTGATCGGCAGCGAACCGTCGTCCCGATCGGCTGTCGGCCAGCCGCTGTCAGCGCCCGTCAGCACCTGAAACACCGAGCGGCAGTGGAACATCATGTGGATAGGTGCAAGGATCGAGGTCAGCAGGATTTCAAGGAGAAAGCTGATCAGAAGCCGCACCGGACCGCCGAAGTCCGCCGAGTTGCCGCCAAACAGCGCCCGGGCAACAAGCAGCAGCTTGGGCAGGATCAACAAAGCCACCAGACCGAACAGCAGGGCGAGCGCCGTGGTCGTTTCCGGATGCGGAAAGACCGGGAACGGCGAATGACCGTCGAAGTAGACCGGGGGCGGAGCGACCAGCGGAGCCGCAAGGCTTGCCAGCAGGAAGATGCACCAGATCGGCGAGGCCAGGTAGGCAAAGACGCCTTGCAGGATCGAAATCCTGCTCCAGAAGCGGAAGCGTGGGGCCGCCAGAATGCGGCTGTGCTGCAGATTGCCCTGGCAC includes these proteins:
- a CDS encoding TauD/TfdA family dioxygenase — encoded protein: MLGTGDAGVLLQEKGLDVPLSNGQTAYFNYYWLRDNCPSSFDPETRERVNDIFALDEAPKAASAAIVGGDLEIAWAGTNDVSRLPLSLLNAYSNGEKRPDIANLQRVPWYADHYPKMARFSYDEVTNDTARRRDWAKAMLTDGVALLTGLPDTDEALTDTAGLIGYVRPSYFGLTFEVKTHIKPTNLAFTAKALPLHTDLPDEDLAPGVQFLHCRANSVEGGNSIFVDGLAVAEDFRKAYPEDFELLITVDVPYFCEHDTFDMRSRQRVIELDEHGNISGVTISQHHADIFDMPQHELDRYYPAFCRFGRMMRDDKYLMRFRLNAGECIVFDNHRIVHGRAAYSATSGNRHLRGCYTDRGELRSTYRILSGEGRFK
- a CDS encoding class II aldolase/adducin family protein, which codes for MSVVTDVRFGADPDRQSEQALREDLAAAFRLAVKFGWSESVGNHFSAAVSEDGSKFLMNPKWRHFGEIRASDLLLLDANDDTVMAGENAPDPSAWCIHGTVHRENPKARVLFHCHPPNATALATLQDPSMKPIDLNTARFFGKVAVDLGFGGMADEAEEGRRIAETLGDKPVLVMGNHGVSISAVTVAEAFEHLYFFERAAETLLKAYGTGQPLAIMSDNLAAKTAAEWEPYVGMGYAHFDYWKRDLDRSEPDYRD
- a CDS encoding DJ-1/PfpI family protein codes for the protein MSAKKILMITGDFTEDYETMVPFQTLLAMGYTVDAVCPGKKAGETVATCIHDFEGDQTYSEKRGHNFTLNATFADVDVVGYDALVIPGGRAPEYLRLDAAVIDAVKHFMDAAKPVAAICHGAQILTAAKVIEGRTVSAYPACRPEVELAGATYAEIAIDGAVTDGNLVTAPAWPAHPAWLSQFHAVLSGATEGSLAA
- a CDS encoding ribbon-helix-helix domain-containing protein, coding for MCKLFIEADSTLWESTTKSLRIDGMVTSVRLETFFWKVLDEIAGRDGMNVVQLITKLHHESIDAGHDLGNFTSFLRVCCGRYLALQLSGDVPTDKRLPIAGLDADGILEAETGRIH